The Brassica napus cultivar Da-Ae unplaced genomic scaffold, Da-Ae ScsIHWf_2410;HRSCAF=3116, whole genome shotgun sequence sequence CTCAGTGATCTCTCAACTGTAACTTGTCTTTATTTAATTCTCATATAAAAATGCTATGATTAAATCAAATACTGCCACTAGGATTTAAAACTGTACGGATAAAGAAATTAATGtgctttttaatttaattttttatttgtttacctTAGTGTCATCACGTATACCATCACCCTTTGCACCAAAATCCATCACATTGAAGACCTGAGATTCATTTAGCGACGGAAGAGACGGTGGTTGGACTTTTGGTAGTTGTGAAACTACCGGAGAGTTATAATTGTCGTCAACTTCGGGCGGTGTTTTGCAGCTTTGGCTTCGGTTTAGGTTTGGACTTTTGGTGATGACTGTTGTTGTTATTGTGAGAGCTGTGGTGACTGTTCCCATGGCTTTCGGTTTCTTGCTTGACATGGAATCAGACAAGTCAGTGGATCGTCGGTTGTTATGTCTCCAGTGTCTACCTCTTCTAGCAATGCAGGTCTCTAGGGTTACAGACCATACCAAAACCGCCATTAGCATCATCAACGTGATGCTTCTCAGGCTTAGACTTTTTCTctcatcatcattttttttgtttgtttctctgTCTCAACGAAGAGTGTTTTGTGGTGGTTGAGAGTAAGAGACTTGGTTTCTTTTAAGTTGTTGGTTTAAGTTGAAGAAAGAGAACGTTGTTGAGGGGATTTAAATAAGGAAGCAGTCCAAGAATAATGTTGAGACTTGAGAGGCTCACgggtttttaaaattgatttttattttcagattGTAAATGAAAATGGAATCAATAGTCCATTATTTTCCATATTGTGATTgacaaacttattttttaaaatttctaaataaacgAATAAGTCTAAGCTTGCTATGTGTAAGTTACTATATACGATAGTAAGACCATAATGTACGCTTTTAGTTGGATTTTTGTGATATTGACAGTGATGTAAAGTTACTACTCGTGAGATATAATTGAAACGAAGATTCTTTTTCTTCGCGGGTAAAAGTTCCAAACGGCCAAAACCTGAATTGCATGTTTGAGTAAATACTGGTCAGGGGCTTTGTGTATGCCACCTGGAGAGTATTTGTTGGTCAAAAGCTCGTCTAATTTGGTTGGGAACATGGATAGCCATACTTCATATGATCACATATATACAAACACATGCATATGCGCCCCATGAAGTGGGGATACTTGTTAATAAAAAATGAAGTGCATATTCAGTTTTAGGATCttgctttatttttatttgtattacaATTAGATCGAAACAAGCATTGAAGCATGTGTGTGGAACTTAGGCATGTGTTGGATCTGTCGTATTGGCACGACAAGAGTGTCGTATATGTTTCACAATTTACCCGTGTACAAGTTCAAGAGGCCATGTAGAAAAAATATATGCGTTTCTAAATAAATAGGAATGTGATTTTTACAGTCATTATCAAGAACATGCTAGAGAGTAGATAGTATGTATTAGTATGTATGGCCAAGAGCCTAGAAGTTGCCAAGTTAAGTTAACGATAGattgtaaaatttgaaattaataaacaaattactaataaaaaataaacgcGATGATTAATATAAGAATTCCAAGTGGATaatcaaaatctttaaaatagatttttaagaaagaaaatgcagtagaaacaaaaatttgttaagaaattttattagtactattaataatttataaaacatatatatatatatatatatatatatatatatttgaagataaaaaaaagagactCGTGAGTGGTCTATATGTTATCAAGGGGGCACTGATTATAACGTCTCTTTTAGCACTCACATGCACCACTTCACGGGCATTGTTTTTGTATTCACAACTCCTTCAATTATTAGTACTTATTTCATTATTTCtcttacatttatttatttatataatgttgAATCCATTCTAGATTAAATTTCATTTAGACATTTACTATTCAAGAAAAGGCTGCTATTAACGGAAGGAGCAGAAACAGAAAACAGAAAGTAACCGAAGCTTTTCTCTTTACGTCCTCTCATATATACACCAACGATTCGTCGTTGGGGCCAGCCTGATATTCTAAAAGATTCATAAATGTCTTACGCTCAAATAAATGTTCTGTATACAGCtaaaattattgtataaaaTGTGATGGTTTAAACGATCGGTTCCTTTGTATGCCCCAGACCGGGTCTTAGGTTACAATAGGCGTGAAAACTGTTTTATGTCGTTATATAAGCATTTGTGAATTTCCATATAAGATTGAATAACCTCTATTACATTTCCATATAAGATTGAATAACCTCTATTACATTTATGTCGTTATATAAGCATTAAACGTATATTACACTAATTACGTTATATTGATACTAGCTACACATTTTTTCCTCGTTTTACTTCGATCAAGGACTGGGTCTAGCCAAAAGGATCGTAATATGCCACAAGCTATTATTGTATTAATTCTACAAAATGATGCAATCATGTACCGTACGGATAGGCGTAAACCACCTTCGGATTCAGAAAAAGCCTTGTGCGCTCATAGTTTTATGAAATTTCTTGTCTTTcagataaaactaaaattaatgaATAAATACAAAAGACTGCTCAATTCAACTGTTGTAAGCTGGAAAAAAGGAAGTTGTTGTTTTGTCCTAATAGAACCATCGAAAATGAATAAAGCAACtgtgtattttttaattatggttGTTCAGAACTACTATTATAAAATgcttataattaaatattaatttactaCATAGTCTGCAAATAGTAAAGTATCATGTGAGATGAACAAACACATATATGTGATTCGACATCATCTTCTTGACAGCCATAACGCTGGTGGCTATCTAATATTTCTAATTCTTCAAATctaaataaacaacaaaaaaatgagaTTGCTGTGACAAGAATATCATCACATGAAACTTTGATCTTGATGGttggtaaataaatattttgataaatttcaaTGTATTCTTTTCTATAAACAAACGTAAATTACAATGGTTCGAGGATTTTCTTAGGTATATTTGGTGCTGTTGCTCAAATACGATCTTGCGCGGGCACATGATTCCTACTAAAATACTAGCGATAACCAACATGCCAATTACAATACTGTCACGGTACACGAAGATGCACGAAAGTCAAAATCGTTTTCGTTACGTTTAATTAAATATGCGAAGACGGTCACTTTGGTCAGAGAGTGACACGTTGGCTTCTTTATTGGGATTACGGTTAGTTTCGGTTTTACTTGGCaaatacatttttcttttgGGCAACTTGTCAGCAAATACATACCCAATAGATCCCTCTGAGTGACCTTCTCATTAATATATCGAAGACGCCCCTGTTCACTGTTGCATGAGACGAACAAGTACAAAaagcaaaataaatttataaatgaaggaAAGAATCCTGAAGAATAAATCAGacaaaacatttattaaaaactataagCCTTGAGCTGACGTAcgatgcatatatatatagaatcaAAGACTTCTAaaaccatgattaacccggagttCTTAGAGTGGAGTTCTTatcggaagttaagaaactgtttcttaacttttaactaaaaagttaagaaccgattcttaaaatctttatttaagaaccggttcttaatttttttatttaaaagttaagaaactatTTCTTAACTTCCGGTAAGAATCTCATCATAAGATCtctgggttaatcatgctcgAAGGTGGACCAAACATGTTGCATGCCTATTCTGTTGGTGctctttatattttgtttttctgctTAGTTACGAGACGGTAAATTAATGCACATATTACATTTGTTAAACCTTTTAAGATATCATCAAGAAAATAGTGCAACACTGGGGTGCTTATAAatcttgtttaattttatacttttaCGTACACTACAACTCTTGTTTGGGGTatgagttttttgttttttttttttgctaaaaggtTTGGGGTATGAGTTGTAGTGTACGTAAAagtatttaaaagaaaaacttaaTCACCCATCCTTTGTTAATCCACGACTTGATAGGATTTGCATACtcgttttctgtttttttttttttgaataattctCATTGTATGTTTAGTCTCCTTTTATTGAAGCCATTGAACGGAAAATCATTAATATTCTTTTTACATCGTAAAACTGTAAGAGTATATATTTGTAACACGGTATTTCCTTCATGAGGCTATATTGTTTTTTGATTTTGGATTAACTAATTTTTTGTTCTATCTTTTGGCTTCACGAAATTTGTTAGGTGGCTTATATACTTCTATATGCCGTCTTCAAGCGCAGACCCGCTCGTGAACCTTTTTTATCTTGTGTTTATTGGCTCTCCCGTGAACTCCATGCAACGGCCTTGTAATTTACCTTAATATCCTTCCCTTCCACGACTAGTTTGTAAAATGTTTGTTTCAAATCATTTTGTAGTTCTCCTAacactattttatatttgattgatTAATTCCTTATAcagacaaaataaataaataactggGACTATCTTTTTAACAATCGTATGTGTATATGGTGATTGAAGTTGATGTGGTACTATGGATAGCTGCGATAAATGCTGCCAGCAAGTTACTATTTAGACATTCCTAATTTTATACTTCCATATGCATTTGCAATATTACagcaaataaaataatgtttggCCGCCAAACTTTGCCTATCTGATTATGAAGGATTTAGGGGAATGTTTAGCGTCTAGGCTGCTAAAACTTTTAGATGAAAAATGTTCAAGACACTCTCTAAATAGTAATTATACTAAAATCACTCATATATCTCTTAAAATATCACAtaattcttttttgtttattatgttttcttttcaaCCTATTTTAAAGTAAATCGTTTTTTATAGGCTGAATAAAGAAGGCTTGCTCTTTATGCAGCTCTGTTTCTCCTATTTTAAAGTAAACCTCGAGCTTTGGCTCTCTAAGCAATCTAAACATGAATCCTTTTCTAGGTTACTGTTGTCAACTACATCTTTCAACACTCCATGAAGCGGAAtactaagagcatcattatctcTCTGTTTTAAAGCGTCTCTAGGGGTGGGGGTCCACGGTTTAGGAAAAAGCGGTGTTTTATGTGCACCAAATAAGAGACGTTTGTTGTGTGTTTTTTGCACTGTTCGCGGATCCCACCGACATGTGGCGGTCCGTGATTGGTgcgttttttaattaatttttttaaacaaaaagtaaaaaaaaaaaaaaaatttaagaaacgtTTGTGGGATAAAGATGGCCTAAGTACACTGAAAAGTAAGCTCTGTTAATTTATGTTCACTGTCTTAGTCCCCAGTTGCAAACACTATCATGTTAGTTTATCCATCCACTGCAGGTTATCAATACACACCGTACCGCAGAGAGATTAATGTCAGTTCATTCTTCCTCTTGAGCTGAAAAATACAAGTGTTGGAATGTGTTTACATAAATTGTATCTCTGGTTTACCATATCAAGTGATGAAATCATTGAAGATGTTCAAAATACGTAGGACAGGTTATAACCAAAAAGGCATTGCAGTTTGCTTACAAGATTCTGTTCCATAATGTTACTGGGTTCAAGATTTCAAAAACCATATGCATAATACTTATATACATTTTGAAAAGATGTTAATAATAGCTTTTAAAGTTGAGAAGATTTATATAATGTATTCTCACTTActttttgtttagtttcaggAAAAGAAGACCTGAACGCTAGAAGTTTTCAAAGACTTGCATACAGGACAAAACCCAGTGAACACATCACATTCTTTACACAAACTCAAGTGCCTACACGGCACAACCAACACCGACACTTCCTTCCCATGACACATCTTGCATCTCATCCTCTGGCTCCCcatgttgttgttgctgttgtttGGATCAATGTATGATGAAGCTGCATCATCTATTTCACTGTCTCCAAACCCTTCTTTACAATGATCTGCACCAGCAACcacattgttgttgttgttgttgttgtgtgaCATTGCTTGTTGTAGACTTGTCTTTAAGGCATTAACCACAGACTCATTATACTTTGCTCTATAATGCCAATTCTGAGCTTCCGTTGCCACTTGCTTTATCCTCTCCACGAGCTCTTTATTCTTCTTGTTCATGATATCGATCTCTTGGTCTTTCTCTTGAAGCTTCTTGCTCACTCCTTTCTCTATTGTGTTGAGAAAAGACGCAATCTGTCTCTGCTTGCTTCATATCCCTCACTTCTTTCGCCATTTGAGCTGCCTGAACCAcacaaaaaagtaaataaaacatTACAAAACAAAGAACCTTAAAACAGACCAAAAAACAGAACACAAACAAAGAGGATTAGtacctgaatttttaaaaactggtCAAGTTCATCTTTCTGTCTATGGAGATCAATCCGAAGAGTATCATCGAGTGACTGTAAGATTGGAGAAGCAGCAGCCACAATGCTACCACTAGCAGAAGTCACTGAGGAGTTGCGTTCATCGTCATCATAAGACAGTCTAAGACCAGTGGAGACTAGATTCTCCTTGGGGGCTTCTTCTTGCACACTAATATTGTTATGATTATAGTTTAAAGACATCTGAAGCTTGTGTTGCCTTTGGATATTATGACTAATGCTTTCAGCTTCCCTTCCTCTTTTGTTAGGCCGAAGCATTGGCGCATGATTATCATTAGCAAAATAGTTTACTGGATCAACAGTGCAGCCACCTCCcacttcaaagaaaaaaaaagacaggaTTCTCAGTTTCTCAGTTTGAGATAAAGACATAATGATGATAAGCAAGAAACTTACTGGTTCCGAGGAAGTGAAGCTGGTTGGTTTGTGTGTTTGTCTGGTATTGCAAGTGGTTCTCATTCATGAAAACCGGTGGTACAGTGTATCCATTGTTTCCCcttgacatcttcttcttcttcaataaaAGTATACAGATGGTAAAATATTGGACTCTCTCGGTTGAATTAGAGTACTAACAGAAGAAGAATGAAGCCTGCAATTAAGAAAGAAAAGTCATTAGCCTAGAAAAATATtccaaatttaaaactttttgaCTCGAATATACCAACTAGAATTACAAAGAAGAGAAATGTAAACAAGACAATGCTGGATCATAGAACAGATTTGGTgttaaaatagaaaatctaagagaagaaaataaaaaaaaataaaacataaggagaaattatatataacctTTTTAACCTAAACGACTATAGGTTTCTATGATTATGCCTGATAAAGAGATTGATTGGTTCATAAGTCAAAGTTGCAGATGGATATATTGATATGTACTTTTAGCTTATTGATATATGGTAAATCTATGAGAacatggaaagattacaaaggTTCAAAGAACGATCCATGACCTAGAAacagaaaccctaattttccaacaaaaaaaagacagaagacgaggaaaagaatatatatgtacTTTTAGCTTATTGATATATGGTAAATCTATGAGATTTAACAACCCTAGTTCTCTCAGATCCTGCATGAAGAGAgaaaaaatcatcatcatcatcgactCATATAAAGAAGCTGGTCTGTTcttgaaaatttgatttaaaactGATAAAAAGAAAGTTTAAGAAATATAGAGAGAGGCAGAGACGAACCGATGATTCAGGATCTTGACAGGAAAGAAGATGCCTCTGGTTGAGGGATGAAACGGCTATAGAAGAACAAGACTTTATTAAATTAAAGccacaagaaaataaaacaatttttttttataaagaaagaaaggaagaagacaaaagaaagaGGCAAAAGAAacggaagaagaaggaagaaagcAATGAATGATGATGGTTTGTTTGTAAGCAATTGAGCGGGTGCGATGGAGCGGGGACAGTGTGTGATGAAGATAGTGGGGGAAGTTGGTTGCCATTTtcgatatttattttcaataaacAAAACTACATACTACATACttcgtttatttttattttaaatttgaaaaataataatgataataatgGTTGATAGTAGTAAATGTAAACACCACCAAACAAACAAGATGCAAGAACCGTTGGTGCTGCTTTCTCGTCTTTTCTTTCGTCGTGAGTTTGTGTATCTTTCCCTTCTcagagcatgtttattggtaAAACTCATTTGTGTCTCTTAAGTGGGttgtaatgattttttaatcacTAAATTAAGATAAGAGACTTTGTTAAGAAACAATTAATTATAGTGGTTTATTGGTGGTATCTTAATTAAGGTTCTTAACAATaaaaaagattaaattttttataaacattaaatttgaaacaaagattaaatttatttattgaacaaaacaaagtcaaacttaacattttaaacatagatattaaaatagaaacataaaaacataaaaaacttAGTATGGAAACAAACGATAATAATTTCGGGATATGTTGGAGTGTcgctgaaataatcattccataaccAGAGATGGCCTTCTTCACGATTTCGTTCGATAAAAtcgtttttttcttctctttctttcatcttcttgatcaccATGATCAATGAACAGATTTTCAAATgtttgatcaaaatgttgatcaaaatattgatcgaaAGTTTGATCAATTGACTCTCCAAAAGTATTatgagaagaagatgccatatATGTTTTAGACTTTGTGAATAAATGAAGAACAAGAGGAGAATGGGAAAGAAACTTTGTGAATACAAGAATAGAATGGGAAAGAAACTTTGTGATttaagaagaagaggagaaatCTCAATCTTTTTTGAAGAAGAAATCTCAAATGAAAATTCATAAAACCATATATTTGTGGTCTGTGATTGAAGAAGAAATCTCAAATGAAAGAACCCGAAAAATAAAGTGAAAAAAGAGAGATGAAGTTTGATACACACGGAGTAGAGAAGAAGACTATGATGTTTATAAAAAGAGATGATGACTGATGCTTTCATTACAACAAACGGTCTGTGATACAACAAAACAAGATCAAAAGGTTTGATACACACGTGATACAACAAAACCAAGTCCACTACAAAACAAGCAGCAGACTACAAGAGCTGACCACAAAATTACAAGAGCCCTACCACAAAATTACAAGAGCCTGGCCACAAAACTACAAGAGCTGACCACAAAACTACAAGAGCCTGATCACAAAACTACAAGAGCTGACCAGAAGAAAAGTTTTACCTGAAAGATTTGTGGTGACCAAACGCCTGAGCCATTCCCATTAATAGAGCCCTTCTCGGACTCACTCTTTTGATGGTCTCCAGTGTCTGCAGAACATCAGTACGCATACATCAATAAACCCATAAGCTCACTTTTAAATATGCTACTAAGCTGAcacaaagacaaaacaaaccATTCTCTAATATACCAGAGACTCCACCCATGCGCCGCTCAGTGCAAGGCTTCCAAGAGCTGGAGTGACGCAGCTCCGCCATTGCTCCTCGCCAAAAAACCACTATcggttctttctttcttcttctcaatcTCTGTGGTTCTTACTTGCCATGTGAGGGAAGAGCTTGAAGGAGAGTACCGAacacgaagacaacaaaacaaatgaaaaagaatCAGAGGATTTCTATATTAAACTAATATACATGATTTTCATGGAATGAAAATTTTTTCATTGACTCAATCAAAAACGAAATGATCAAATGTGTGAATAAGCTCTCTATCAGAAACGAGAATTAACAGACTAAACAAGCGACGCGAACAAGAAGGAACACAATCTGGGACATGCAAAATTGaggatttcaaaaataaaatctagatTTTGGAGCTTTACCTTTCGATTTAACTTGGCGCCGGCCGAGGAGTTTGTTTGTAAAGGAGAGCCACCGATTTCCTCCGTCGAGGAGAGCCACAGAGATTCTCCGATGCTCATAGCCACCGAGATTCTTCTCCGAGCAACGCCACCGAGGTTCTTCTTCGAGGAGAGCCACGGAAATTGGTCGTCGACgaaactctccggcgattttTCGGTTACGAAAGCCACAGACGAGATTCTTCCACGGTGAGAGTACCGAGACTCTTTCTCGCGGAATCCACTGTCATCTTCGTCGCCttcatcttttgtttttctctcaAAATCACACCTCCAATACTGTACTGTACCAACACGTGGCCCACAAGAGGCGTTGCTTCCACCCCCTATTTAGAATACGTCCCTTAAGTTAATGGcaatttatcttttcttttattgCTAATTCCCTTAATAAACCCATCTAAGAGACCCCAATGCACATGCTCTCACTACGCCAACTTTTctgttttcaatttttcattattattctttttctcctttccttttttttgttatttattacgATCATTGAAgctgaaaagtaaaaaaaaaaatgaaatgatcGAATAACCCTTTATTAGTTGAATAAGTTTCTCCTAAATAAATATAAGACATTTTGAATAAAGGGTGTCTAGATGAATAAGTTTCTCCTAAATAAATATGTAAGTCCACATAGCAATACATTGAATTCTgaaaatgttgacaaaaaacaTGGAATATGATTAATTGCATTAAGCTAATATAATAATACACAGAtggcaaaaaagaagaagctaagttagatataaaacaattgtGACCGCGTTCGAGAGCAATAATTTATTCGACCGCATGATAAATACAATGGCGCACGTACTATAGACAATTGTATTTGAAAAACTTCATTTCATGATCTAACACATGTCTAGTAGTCAGACGATATGAATGTCGACTACGATACAGACTACTCCTTTTAAATATAAACACTGAatgatttagtattttttatattttatcgaCGATGAGACATGtggaaaattcaaatttaaatctTACAAAAGTCAATACCACGACGAGGGACGtatattattcaaattattCGACCGATTAATCAATATTGATCACCCAACACGGTTGCTGTTATATGAAtatgaaaaagagaaaataaaacaatatatatatcaaatattaatgTGAAAATGCAGAGAGAGCGATATGAATgagataaaataataatgatgaATAATCGTTTCACGTC is a genomic window containing:
- the LOC125600848 gene encoding uncharacterized protein LOC125600848 gives rise to the protein MGGGSNASCGPRVGTVQYWRCDFERKTKDEGDEDDSGFREKESRYSHRGRISSVAFVTEKSPESFVDDQFPWLSSKKNLGGVARRRISVAMSIGESLWLSSTEEIGGSPLQTNSSAGAKLNRKLFPHMASKNHRD